In a genomic window of Quercus lobata isolate SW786 chromosome 4, ValleyOak3.0 Primary Assembly, whole genome shotgun sequence:
- the LOC115988127 gene encoding 60S ribosomal protein L39-3, whose product MPSHKTFMIKKKLAKKMRQNRPIPHWIRMRTDNTIRYNAKRRHWRRTKLGF is encoded by the exons ATG CCGTCCCACAAGACATTCATGATTAAGAAGAAGCTGGCTAAGAAGATGAGACAGAATAGGCCTATTCCTCACTGGATCCGCATGAGGACTGACAATACCATCAG GTACAATGCAAAGCGCAGGCACTGGCGCCGTACCAAGCTTGGATTCTGA